One window from the genome of Amaranthus tricolor cultivar Red isolate AtriRed21 chromosome 9, ASM2621246v1, whole genome shotgun sequence encodes:
- the LOC130823256 gene encoding uncharacterized protein LOC130823256, with translation MCRKTSKDMRWHKERDATKTYRVNDCDRIIDDDALSREEEDDTFLEDENAIPGPTSPGINMHVYLQPLIEELKELWDVGVKTYDAYSKTNFILRASLLWTINDFPAYADFSGWSTKGYYACPCCHKETKRTSLMHKGGYLGHRRWLPINHKWRNDANSFDGKIEKDVAPVPLSGDDVLQHYSRFSQVKYGKIVGNKRKRDASNSLFGWKKKSIFFTLPYWRKLKILHNLDVMHIEKNVSDNILGTLMSIQGKNKDTLKARLDLVKMKIRDKLHPKVLDGKVRVPIAIYTLRSDAKVAICRMLAKMKSPNGYLSNISRCVKDNGKKISCLKSHDHHVFIEQLLPLALRGFLPKEVYDPLIELSFFFRDLCYKNISVGQLEELEKKIPYTLCKLEMIFPPAFFDVMVHLVVHLATEAKTVGPVRYRWMYPIERYLRTLKSYIRNRAHPEGCIAKGYLADECLTFCSRYMSDIDTKFNRKVRNDDEDIEEDTIKSNLEVFRPLGQTIGGSTPKHLDHLECDQIHFYILQNYDPLLKFVQKHKLELEKECPRNVERKHKEQFSKWIQNQVQKIYKLGCCDKDLYNLVCGPSRVVGHHTAYIVNGFRFHTSDRSENRETQNSGVMVRGDPGENHVFVFKCSWFDVENLGRGYKVDEHGLISVNKNRLLKSDDVFVLESQVEQVFYIEDENNEN, from the exons ATGTGTAGAAAGACATCCAAAGACATGCGTTGGCACAAAGAAAGGGATGCTACTAAAACATATAGAGTGAATGATTGTGATAGGATCATAGATGATGATGCCCTTTCTAGGGAAGAGGAGGATGATACGTTTTTGGAGGATGAGAATGCGA TACCAGGTCCAACAAGTCCTGGAATTAATATGCACGTATACCTTCAACCACTTATTGAGGAGTTAAAGGAGCTTTGGGACGTTGGTGTTAAAACCTATGATGCTTACTctaaaacaaatttcattttgcGTGCATCACTACTATGGACTATCAATGACTTTCCTGCATATGCAGATTTTTCTGGATGGTCTACCAAAGGTTATTACGCTTGTCCATGTTGTCATAAGGAAACTAAACGGACTTCGTTGATGCATAAGGGTGGTTATTTAGGGCATCGTCGTTGGCTTCCAATAAATCATAAGTGGAGAAATGATGCCAATTCTTTTGAcggtaaaattgaaaaagatgTTGCACCAGTTCCATTGAGTGGGGATGATGTATTACAACATTATAGCCGATTCTCACAAGTAAAATATGGGAAGATTGTAGggaacaaaagaaaaagggatGCTTCTAATAGCTTGTTTGGGTGGAAAAAGAAAAGCATTTTCTTTACCTTGCCTTATTGGAGGAAATTGAAAATTCTTCATAACTTGGATGTTATGCATATTGAGAAAAATGTCTCTGATAATATCTTGGGTACTTTAATGAGCATACAAGGCAAAAACAAAGATACTTTAAAGGCTCGATTGGATTTGGTGAAGATGAAAATCAGAGATAAGTTGCATCCTAAAGTGCTTGATGGTAAGGTACGTGTTCCTATTGCTATATATACATTGAGGTCAGATGCAAAGGTTGCCATATGTCGTATGCTTGCAAAAATGAAATCTCCCAATGGATATCTATCAAACATTTCTCGTTGTGTTAAAGATAATGGAAAAAAGATATCATGTTTGAAGAGCCATGACCATCATGTTTTTATTGAGCAGTTGCTTCCCCTTGCACTTCGTGGGTTTTTACCTAAAGAGGTTTATGACCCTCTGATTgaactaagttttttttttcgagACCTTTGCTATAAAAACATAAGTGTTGGTCAATTGGaagaacttgaaaaaaaaattccttaCACCTTATGTAAGTTGGAAATGATATTTCCACCGGCTTTTTTTGATGTTATGGTGCATTTAGTTGTACATCTGGCAACTGAGGCAAAAACTGTTGGACCAGTTCGATATCGGTGGATGTATCCTATTGAGAG GTATCTCCGAAcattaaaatcatatattcgAAATCGAGCACATCCAGAAGGTTGCATTGCTAAAGGTTATTTGGCAGATGAGTGCTTAACATTCTGCTCTAGGTACATGAGTGATATTGACACTAAATTCAATCGCAAGGTAAGAAATGACGATGAAGATATAGAAGAGGATACCATAAAATCAAACCTTGAGGTTTTTAGACCACTTGGACAAACCATTGGGGGGAGTACACCAAAACATTTAGATCATCTAGAGTGTGATCAAatccatttttatattcttcaaaactacGATCCACTTCTTAAGTTTGTCCA GAAACATAAGTTGGAATTGGAGAAGGAATGTCCAAGAAATGTAGAACGGAAGCACAAAGAACAATTTTCCAAATGGATACAAAATCAA gtacaaaaaatttataaacttgGATGCTGTGATAAAGACTTGTATAATTTGGTTTGTGGTCCTTCTAGAGTTGTAGGGCATCACACAGCATACATTGTAAATGGTTTCCGTTTCCACACCAGTGATAGGTCAGAAAATAGGGAAACACAAAATTCAGGTGTCATGGTGCGTGGTGATCCTGGAGAAAATCATGTATTTGTGTTCAAATGCAGTTGGTTTGATGTAGAAAACCTTGGTAGAGGGTATAAGGTAGATGAGCATGGTTTGATTAGTGTGAATAAGAATAGACTTTTGAAGTCAGATGATGTGTTTGTGCTAGAATCCCAAGTGGAGCAAGTATTTTACATAGAAGATGAAAAcaatgagaattga
- the LOC130823255 gene encoding thaumatin-like protein 1b: NISTMSMYTFILLLLNLLGISSSTKFTLVNQCIYTVWPATLSNAGTPGLPGSATGFSLAPGSTNIISVPGSWSGRMWARTHCNGGSTSGNFSCATGDCATGSVVCSGSGARPPATLVEFTLNGSDGLDFYDVSLVDGYNLPLMVRPVGGSGNCTSIGCMVDLNGSCPTELRVLSEIGSNINGVACKSACEAFGDPQYCCSGPNSTPDTCKPSKYSKFFKDACPTAYSYAYDDATSTFTCDGADYVVTFCPTTTASGKSSGTESPEPSPTAIPFPPYYFINKSYSLIPSSLFRLITALIWLSLYQIFD, translated from the exons AACATTTCTACCATGAGCATGTACACATTCATCCTCCTCCTCCTAAACTTGTTAG GAATAAGTTCATCAACAAAATTCACATTAGTCAACCAATGCATCTACACAGTATGGCCTGCAACACTCTCTAATGCTGGCACACCGGGACTACCCGGCTCCGCCACCGGATTCTCCCTCGCCCCTGGATCAACCAATATTATCTCCGTACCCGGGTCGTGGTCGGGTCGGATGTGGGCCAGAACACATTGTAATGGTGGGTCTACTAGTGGGAACTTCTCTTGTGCGACAGGTGATTGTGCGACAGGATCAGTAGTGTGCTCTGGATCGGGTGCCCGACCACCTGCTACACTTGTTGAGTTTACTTTAAACGGGTCAGATGGGCTTGACTTCTACGATGTGAGTCTTGTTGATGGGTATAATCTTCCTCTTATGGTTCGACCCGTAGGTGGTTCAG GTAATTGTACGTCTATCGGTTGTATGGTGGACTTAAATGGATCATGCCCAACAGAACTTCGGGTTTTAAGTGAAATTGGCTCAAACATAAATGGAGTTGCGTGTAAGAGTGCTTGTGAAGCATTTGGGGATCCACAATATTGTTGTAGCGGGCCAAATTCAACACCGGATACATGCAAACCGAGCAAATATTCAAAGTTCTTCAAGGACGCTTGCCCGACGGCGTATAGCTACGCGTACGATGATGCTACGAGTACTTTTACTTGTGACGGAGCTGATTATGTTGTCACGTTTTGTCCTACTACAACTGCCTC CGGTAAATCAAGCGGAACGGAATCGCCGGAACCATCACCAACAGCAATTCCATTTCCTCCATACTATTTTATTAACAAGAGCTATTCTTTGATCCCATCATCATTATTTAGATTAATAACAGCTTTAATTTGGCTGTcattatatcaaatttttgACTAA
- the LOC130823174 gene encoding uncharacterized protein LOC130823174 isoform X2 yields MGDLVKQILTRPIQLADQIIKAADEASSFKQECLELKAKTSKLSDLLRQAARSSSDLYERPTRRIIDGTEHVLQKALSVAQKCRANGLLTKAFTIIEAATFWKMFAQLENSIGDVSWLLRVSGGTGDDDGIGGYLGLPPIAANEPILYLIWEQISFLIFRSVDKRAEAAASLVSLVRDSDRNGKLIIEEGGVGPLLKLLKEGKTVEGQENAAHAIGLLGHDPESVEQMIHAGVCSVFAKILKDGPMKVQAMVAWAVSELARHYPKCQGASSMHNAAVIAMAAVNANPRSANDEMSRISHPLGKRSESPSRWNNKLNSAQAQAKAMVNPNVGGALPNGNGNGSNHAHNHSHSISTIVGSKMREREMEDPGTKASMKAMAARAIWYLAKGNSGICKSICELRALLCFSVLLEKGTLEIRYNSAMAVMEITAVAERDADLRRSAFKPSSPACKSVVDQLLRVIEQGDSELLIPCIRAIGNLAFRATETRMIGPLVQLLDEREPEVEREAVLALTKFAGKNYLQVDHSKAILAAGGVKHLIQLVYFGDQQIVQIPALELLSYIALHVPDSEELAQNDVLKVVEWASKQAHMVQDEAREKLVLEATEKLEPYHDKRTR; encoded by the exons ATGGGGGATTTGGTGAAACAGATCTTGACAAGACCAATTCAATTAGCTGATCAGATTATCAAAGCTGCTGACGAAGCTTCTTCGTTCAAGCAAGAGTGTTTAGAGCTTAAAGCAAAGACTTCTAAGCTTTCGGACCTGCTCCGTCAAGCTGCCCGATCAAGTTCGGACCTATATGAACGACCCACCCGGCGGATCATTGATGGAACAGAACACGTTCTTCAAAAAGCTTTGTCTGTAGCCCAAAAATGCCGGGCTAACGGACTTCTTACAAAGGCATTTACCATCATTGAAGCTGCTACTTTTTGGAAGATGTTCGCCCAATTGGAGAATTCCATTGGAGATGTTTCTTGGCTTCTTCGGGTTTCGGGAGGTACCGGGGATGATGATGGGATCGGGGGATACCTTGGGCTTCCTCCGATCGCAGCCAATGAGCCTATTCTTTATCTGATTTGGGAACAAATCTCATTTCTTATATTTAGGTCAGTGGATAAACGGGCCGAAGCCGCTGCTTCATTGGTGTCGCTGGTCCGAGACAGTGACCGTAACGGGAAGCTCATCATCGAAGAAGGCGGCGTAGGCCCGTTACTTAAGCTATTGAAAGAAGGTAAAACGGTTGAAGGTCAAGAGAATGCAGCCCATGCAATCGGGTTGTTGGGCCATGACCCGGAGAGTGTGGAACAAATGATTCATGCTGGGGTTTGTTCTGTATTTGCTAAGATCCTTAAAGACGGGCCAATGAAGGTCCAAGCCATGGTGGCTTGGGCTGTCTCAGAATTGGCCCGTCATTACCCGAAATGTCAAG GTGCTTCGAGCATGCACAATGCTGCGGTTATTGCGATGGCTGCTGTCAACGCAAACCCGAGAAGTGCCAATGACGAGATGTCTCGAATTTCTCATCCATTGGGGAAAAGGAGTGAAAGTCCAAGTAGATGGAATAATAAGCTTAATAGTGCTCAAGCACAAGCTAAGGCTATGGTGAATCCTAATGTTGGTGGAGCTTTACCTAATGGCAATGGAAATGGTAGTAATCATGctcataatcatagtcatagtatAAGTACGATTGTAGGGAGCAAAATGAGGGAAAGAGAAATGGAGGATCCGGGTACGAAGGCGAGCATGAAAGCAATGGCAGCTAGGGCTATATGGTATCTTGCTAAAGGGAATTCGGGAATTTGTAAGAGTATATGTGAATTACGTGCATTGTTGTGTTTTTCGGTTCTTTTAGAGAAAGGAACACTGGAAATTCGATATAATTCAGCAATGGCAGTGATGGAAATCACTGCCGTTGCTGAAAGGGATGCTGATCTTAGACGATCAGCATTCAAGCCGAGTTCACCTGCTTGCAAATCGGTGGTTGATCAGCTGTTAAGGGTTATAGAGCAAGGTGATTCAGAGCTTTTGATTCCTTGTATTAGGGCAATTGGGAATCTGGCCTTTCGAGCTACTGAGACTCGAATGATCGGCCCATTGGTTCAACTTCTAGATGAGCGAGAGCCAGAAGTTGAACGTGAAGCGGTATTGGCCTTAACCAAGTTCGCGGGTAAAAACTACCTGCAAGTAGATCACTCGAAGGCGATACTAGCTGCTGGCGGAGTAAAACATTTGATACAACTGGTGTATTTCGGAGATCAGCAAATTGTGCAGATCCCGGCATTGGAGCTCCTATCGTACATCGCATTGCACGTTCCTGATAGTGAGGAATTGGCTCAAAACGACGTGCTTAAGGTTGTGGAATGGGCATCAAAACAAGCTCATATGGTGCAAGATGAAGCAAGAGAAAAATTGGTGTTGGAAGCTACAGAGAAGTTGGAACCTTACCATGATAAAAGAACAAGATGA
- the LOC130823931 gene encoding cold shock domain-containing protein 3 — protein MAEESRCRGEVRWFSDTKGYGFIKPEGDGEDLFVHHSSIKSEGYRSLTEGEIVEYTFSVGDDDKPKAVDVTGPNGASIQPPRRSKPFIGGGGGGCFSCGGHGHIARECVNNSRTFSGGPPRRGGGDDGSCYTCGQVGHFARECRRGDGGGSGDVSCYNCGQVGHFARECRRGNGGGNNGGGGACYNCGEYGHLARHCNQGGGGSGGSSGNGGGCYNCGKDGHFAKDCIEGN, from the coding sequence ATGGCGGAAGAATCCCGATGCAGAGGAGAGGTTCGTTGGTTTAGTGATACGAAAGGTTATGGTTTTATCAAACCGGAAGGCGACGGTGAAGATCTTTTCGTTCATCATTCGTCTATTAAATCCGAAGGTTATCGCTCCTTAACCGAAGGTGAAATCGTCGAATACACTTTTTCCGTTGGAGATGATGATAAACCTAAAGCTGTTGACGTTACTGGTCCTAACGGCGCTTCCATTCAACCTCCTCGTCGATCCAAACCTTTCATAGGTGGAGGCGGTGGAGGTTGCTTTAGCTGTGGAGGTCATGGACACATCGCTCGTGAATGTGTTAATAATTCTAGAACATTTTCTGGTGGACCACCGCGtcgtggtggtggtgatgatgggtCGTGTTACACTTGCGGCCAAGTTGGGCACTTTGCCCGAGAATGCCGACGCGGTGATGGTGGTGGTAGTGGTGATGTATCGTGTTATAATTGTGGGCAGGTCGGGCACTTTGCCCGAGAATGCCGACGCGGTAATGGTGGGGGTAACAATGGTGGGGGTGGAGCCTGCTATAATTGTGGAGAGTACGGACATTTGGCGCGGCATTGTAATCAAGGCGGCGGTGGAAGCGGCGGAAGCAGCGGAAACGGCGGTGGATGTTATAACTGTGGAAAAGATGGGCACTTTGCTAAGGATTGCATTGAGGGAAACTAA
- the LOC130823174 gene encoding uncharacterized protein LOC130823174 isoform X1, translating into MGDLVKQILTRPIQLADQIIKAADEASSFKQECLELKAKTSKLSDLLRQAARSSSDLYERPTRRIIDGTEHVLQKALSVAQKCRANGLLTKAFTIIEAATFWKMFAQLENSIGDVSWLLRVSGGTGDDDGIGGYLGLPPIAANEPILYLIWEQISFLIFRSVDKRAEAAASLVSLVRDSDRNGKLIIEEGGVGPLLKLLKEGKTVEGQENAAHAIGLLGHDPESVEQMIHAGVCSVFAKILKDGPMKVQAMVAWAVSELARHYPKCQGIFFQHNAVRLLVGHLAFETIQEHSKYVIVSTKSTSGASSMHNAAVIAMAAVNANPRSANDEMSRISHPLGKRSESPSRWNNKLNSAQAQAKAMVNPNVGGALPNGNGNGSNHAHNHSHSISTIVGSKMREREMEDPGTKASMKAMAARAIWYLAKGNSGICKSICELRALLCFSVLLEKGTLEIRYNSAMAVMEITAVAERDADLRRSAFKPSSPACKSVVDQLLRVIEQGDSELLIPCIRAIGNLAFRATETRMIGPLVQLLDEREPEVEREAVLALTKFAGKNYLQVDHSKAILAAGGVKHLIQLVYFGDQQIVQIPALELLSYIALHVPDSEELAQNDVLKVVEWASKQAHMVQDEAREKLVLEATEKLEPYHDKRTR; encoded by the coding sequence ATGGGGGATTTGGTGAAACAGATCTTGACAAGACCAATTCAATTAGCTGATCAGATTATCAAAGCTGCTGACGAAGCTTCTTCGTTCAAGCAAGAGTGTTTAGAGCTTAAAGCAAAGACTTCTAAGCTTTCGGACCTGCTCCGTCAAGCTGCCCGATCAAGTTCGGACCTATATGAACGACCCACCCGGCGGATCATTGATGGAACAGAACACGTTCTTCAAAAAGCTTTGTCTGTAGCCCAAAAATGCCGGGCTAACGGACTTCTTACAAAGGCATTTACCATCATTGAAGCTGCTACTTTTTGGAAGATGTTCGCCCAATTGGAGAATTCCATTGGAGATGTTTCTTGGCTTCTTCGGGTTTCGGGAGGTACCGGGGATGATGATGGGATCGGGGGATACCTTGGGCTTCCTCCGATCGCAGCCAATGAGCCTATTCTTTATCTGATTTGGGAACAAATCTCATTTCTTATATTTAGGTCAGTGGATAAACGGGCCGAAGCCGCTGCTTCATTGGTGTCGCTGGTCCGAGACAGTGACCGTAACGGGAAGCTCATCATCGAAGAAGGCGGCGTAGGCCCGTTACTTAAGCTATTGAAAGAAGGTAAAACGGTTGAAGGTCAAGAGAATGCAGCCCATGCAATCGGGTTGTTGGGCCATGACCCGGAGAGTGTGGAACAAATGATTCATGCTGGGGTTTGTTCTGTATTTGCTAAGATCCTTAAAGACGGGCCAATGAAGGTCCAAGCCATGGTGGCTTGGGCTGTCTCAGAATTGGCCCGTCATTACCCGAAATGTCAAGGTATATTCTTTCAGCATAATGCTGTACGTTTGTTAGTTGGGCATTTAGCTTTTGAGACAATTCAAGAGCATAGTAAGTATGTGATTGTTTCAACAAAATCTACTTCAGGTGCTTCGAGCATGCACAATGCTGCGGTTATTGCGATGGCTGCTGTCAACGCAAACCCGAGAAGTGCCAATGACGAGATGTCTCGAATTTCTCATCCATTGGGGAAAAGGAGTGAAAGTCCAAGTAGATGGAATAATAAGCTTAATAGTGCTCAAGCACAAGCTAAGGCTATGGTGAATCCTAATGTTGGTGGAGCTTTACCTAATGGCAATGGAAATGGTAGTAATCATGctcataatcatagtcatagtatAAGTACGATTGTAGGGAGCAAAATGAGGGAAAGAGAAATGGAGGATCCGGGTACGAAGGCGAGCATGAAAGCAATGGCAGCTAGGGCTATATGGTATCTTGCTAAAGGGAATTCGGGAATTTGTAAGAGTATATGTGAATTACGTGCATTGTTGTGTTTTTCGGTTCTTTTAGAGAAAGGAACACTGGAAATTCGATATAATTCAGCAATGGCAGTGATGGAAATCACTGCCGTTGCTGAAAGGGATGCTGATCTTAGACGATCAGCATTCAAGCCGAGTTCACCTGCTTGCAAATCGGTGGTTGATCAGCTGTTAAGGGTTATAGAGCAAGGTGATTCAGAGCTTTTGATTCCTTGTATTAGGGCAATTGGGAATCTGGCCTTTCGAGCTACTGAGACTCGAATGATCGGCCCATTGGTTCAACTTCTAGATGAGCGAGAGCCAGAAGTTGAACGTGAAGCGGTATTGGCCTTAACCAAGTTCGCGGGTAAAAACTACCTGCAAGTAGATCACTCGAAGGCGATACTAGCTGCTGGCGGAGTAAAACATTTGATACAACTGGTGTATTTCGGAGATCAGCAAATTGTGCAGATCCCGGCATTGGAGCTCCTATCGTACATCGCATTGCACGTTCCTGATAGTGAGGAATTGGCTCAAAACGACGTGCTTAAGGTTGTGGAATGGGCATCAAAACAAGCTCATATGGTGCAAGATGAAGCAAGAGAAAAATTGGTGTTGGAAGCTACAGAGAAGTTGGAACCTTACCATGATAAAAGAACAAGATGA